The following coding sequences are from one Nicotiana tomentosiformis chromosome 3, ASM39032v3, whole genome shotgun sequence window:
- the LOC138907881 gene encoding secreted RxLR effector protein 161-like, whose amino-acid sequence MSSIHVVLGLAANLDFEVKQMNVKTAFLQCDLTCNNQKVSKSRDKKSMLQIEEELLKLKLNKYSAMNNLGPTRQILGIDDKKDDMKKVLYALAIGSLMYAIICTRHNIAHVVGITSHFLFNLRREHWNTIKMIMRYLYGTSSLSLYFGTRKPILCGYTNAYMIGDIDTHKYTSGYLVTFAGRTVSWQSKL is encoded by the exons ATGTCATCCATTCATGTGGTTCTAGGCTTAGCTGCAAATCTTGATTTTGAAGTGAAACAAATGAATGTTAAAACTGCTTTTCTCCAGTGTGATCTTACATGCAACAACCAGAAGGTTTCTAAGTCAAGGGATAAGAAAAGTATGTTGCAAATTGAAGAAGAGCTT ttgaagttaAAATTGAATAAGTATTCTGCTATGAATAACTTAGGACCAACAAGGCAGATTCTTGGCAT TGATGATAAGAAGGACGATATGAAGAAAGTTCTTTATGCTTTAGCTATTGGTAGTTTGATGTATGCAATAATTTGTACAAGACATAATATTGCTCACGTTGTTGGTATTACTAGCCATTTTCTTTTTAATCTAAGAAGAGAGCATTGGAACACGATCAAGATGATAATGAGATATCTTTATGGTACTTCTAGTCTGAGTTTATATTTTGGGACAAGGAAACCTATTCTTTGTGGTTATACTAATGCATATATGATAGGTGATATTGATACTCACAAGTATACTTCAGGCTATTTGGTTACTTTTGCAGGGAGAACTGTATCTTGGCAATCTAAGTTGTAA
- the LOC138907882 gene encoding uncharacterized protein produces MADDSELWDVIYDGPFIPMKTIGEPAVTVPKYRKEYNDVDRKAIEKNFRAKKIPVCGIGPDEYNRISACQSAKEIWEALQTAHEGTTQVKQSKINMLTTEYELFKMKDDESIQDMHTRFTSIINELHSLGEIIPRNKLVRKIISVLPDSWERKVNVITEAKDLQKLTIDELIGNLKTYEIKKKKDHERKEHKREKNLVLKTENNESSSEDVDMVYLTKRFQKMVCKNGGIPKKGSSSKPRGYDLCHKYGKPGHFIKDCPLLKQDQYKHNIDKTVKRNPVPNKRFKRKEVADNVVKQTLAAWGDSSIEFGEDDAQDNDDDEINFLDVQKNLKSYSKKKLISLGNILIDAYHNLINDKNALTIELGEVQNERDDLVVVVADLKETIKNLVKEKSILIKKAENIENERDDLLVVIMDLKEIIEELKKGNSFGTVQKGKEVASRSSGSKGKRLPTIHIASMLLSLITGFALTVATYVTLKKTGAVKGSNQKWYMDSGCSKHMTGSIDDFLPLKALQGGSVSFSNGKKGYILGVGRLGKSLTHSIENVYYVNGLKYGLLSVFQICDKGNKVEFVSKVCTVTNLVTGEVVLMAKRYKNIYVVDFESLQNGDLTCLSAFDDDVELWHKKLGHASFTLLNKLVREDLVRGLPMSSFKDHKVCDTCVKGKQVRSSFKPKKDVSTSRPLDLLHMDLCGPMRVPSIGGKKYIFVIVDDYSRFTWTLFLKTKDETFPVFVAFVKKIQMKVSHNVACIISDHDTEFDNAKFDKFCVENGISHNFSAPRTPQ; encoded by the exons atggctgatGATTCAGAGCTTTGGGATGTTATCTACGATGGTCCTTTCATTCCTATGAAAACCATTGGAGAACCAGCAGTGACAGTTCCCAAGTATAGGAAGGAATATAACGATGTTGACCGCAAGGCTATAGAGAAGAACTTTCGAGCAAAGAAAATCCCCGTCTGTGGCATTGGGCCAGATGAATACAACAGGATTTCGGCTTGTCAATCTGCtaaggagatctgggaagctctccaaacagcacatgaagggacaactcaagtcaagcagtcGAAGATTAATATGCTAACcactgagtatgaactcttcaAAATGAAGGAcgatgagtccattcaggacatgcacacTCGCTTCACCTCTATCATCAATGAGCTCCATTCCCTGGGAGAAATCATTCCAAGGAACAAACTTGTCAGGAAAATAATCAGTGTATTACCTGATTCCTGGGAAAGAAAAGTAAATGTTATCACGGAGGCAAAGGATCTACAAAAActaaccattgatgaactcattggtaatttgaaaacttatgaaataaagaagaaaaaggatcatgagagaaaagagcacaaaagggagaagaacctggtcctcaagacagAGAACAATGAATCAAGTAGTGAGGATGTTGATATGGTTTACTTGACAAAGAGATTTCAGAAGATGGTCTGCAAAAATGGAGGTATTCCAAAGAAGGGCAGCTCCAGCAAGCCAAGAGGATATGACTTATGTCATAAGTACGGGAAGCCAGGACATTTTATCAAGGATTGTCCCCTCCTCAAGCAAGACCAGTACAAGCACAACATAGACAAAACAGtcaagaggaacccggttcctaacaaaagatttaaaagaaaagaagtcgctgacaatgttgtgaaacaaactcttgctgcatggggagactctTCCATCGAATTTGGAGAAGATGATGCACAAG ataatgatgatgatgagataaaCTTTCTAGACGTTCAGAAAAATCTGAAGTCTTACTCTAAAAAAAAGCTCATATCCTTGGGAAATATTTTAATTGACGCTTATCACAATCTTATAAACGATAAAAATGCCTTAACTATAGAGTTAGGAGAGGTACAAAATGAGAGAGATGATTTGGTAGTTGTAGTGGCCGACCTAAAAGAAACCATTAAGAATCTAGTGAAAGAAAAAAGTATTCTGATTAAAAAGGCTGAAAACATAGAGAATGAGAGAGATGACTTGTTAGTAGTTATCATGGACCTAAAAGAAATAATAGAGGAATTAAAAAAGGGAAATAGTTTTGGGACTGTCCAAAAGGGgaaggaagttgcaa GCAGGTCGTCGGGTTCCAAAGGGAAAAGACTCCCAACAATccacatagcaagtatgttactgtcCTTGATAACTGGCTTTGCACTCACAGTGGCAACATATGtcactttaaagaaaact GGAGCAGTGAAAGGAAGCAATCaaaaatggtacatggatagtggttgttCTAAGCACATGACTGGAAGCATCGACGATTTCCTTCCACTCAAAGCCCTGCAAGGAGGCAGTGTGTCATTTAGCaatggcaaaaagggatacattctgggagtagGAAGACTTGGGAAGTCACTCACCCACTCAATTGAAAATGTGTACTATGTGAACGGCTTGAAATACGGCCTACTGAGTGTTTTTCAAATCTgcgacaaaggaaacaaagtggaatttgtgtcaaaagTCTGCACAGTTACAAACCTTGTGACTGGTGAAGTGGTCCTGATGGCAAAAAGATACAAGAACATTtatgttgttgattttgagtcccTGCAAAATGGGGATCTCACTTGCCTGAGTGCTTttgatgatgatgttgaactATGGCACAAAAAATTGGGTCATGCAAGCTTTACGTTGCTGAACAAACTGGTCAGGGAGGACCTGGTTCGTGGGCTGCCGATGTCAAGTTTCAAAGACCACAAGGTGTGTGATACATGTGTAAAAGGAAAGCAAGTCAGGTCTTCTTTCAAGCCCAAAAAGGATGTTAGCACCTCAAGGCCACTCGATCTCCTCcatatggatctgtgtggacctatgagggtgccaagtataggaggaaagaagtacattttTGTTATAGTGGATGACTATTCTAGATTCACCTGGACCTTGTTCCTCAAAACAAAGGATGAAACTTTTCCAGTGTTTGTTGCTTTCGTGAAGAAGATCCAAATGAAGGTGAGccacaatgttgcatgcataatATCTGATCATGACACAGAGTTTGATAATGCAAAATTCGACAAATTCTGTGTTGAAAATGGGATAAGTCATAATTTctcagctccaagaacacctcaaTAA
- the LOC104086411 gene encoding uncharacterized protein isoform X3, producing MSRLQTITRQCLEALVFLHNLGIIHCDLKPENILIKSYRRCEIKVIDLGSSCFQSDPLSLYVQSRSYRAPEVILGLSYDAKIDLWSLGCILGELCSGEVLFPNEAVVMLLARMIGMLGPIDGDMLQRGQEAHKYFTKDYDLYHINEDTDLLEYIIPEETSLEHQLAVSDPLFLDFVRKLLEINPQRRPTAKEALGHPWLSHWYE from the exons ATGAGCAGGCTGCAG ACCATAACACGACAGTGCTTGGAGGCACTTGTGTTCTTGCACAATTTGGGGATCATCCACTGTGATCTAAAGCCAGAAAATATTCTCATCAAAAGTTATCGAAGATGTGAGATAAAAGTTATTGATCTCGGAAGCAGTTGCTTTCAGTCAGACCCCTTGTCCTTATATGTACAGTCTCGTTCCTATAGAGCTCCTGAAGTCATCTTAGGCCTCTCTTATGACGCAAAAATTGATCTTTGGTCTCTTGGCTGCATCTTGGGAGAGCTGTGCTCTGGGGAG GTGCTTTTTCCAAATGAAGCAGTTGTCATGTTGCTTGCACGTATGATTGGAATGCTTGGTCCTATAGACGGGGACATGCTACAAAGGGGACAGGAGGCACACAAATATTTCACAAAGGATTATGACCTTTATCATATAAATGAG GACACTGACCTACTTGAATACATAATCCCCGAGGAAACGTCATTGGAGCATCAGCTGGCAGTATCTGATCCATTGTTCCTCGACTTTGTCAGAAAGTTGCTTGAGATAAATCCTCAAAGGCGTCCTACGGCCAAAGAGGCCCTAGGTCACCCTTGGCTTTCCCATTGGTACGAGTAG
- the LOC104086411 gene encoding uncharacterized protein isoform X2 has translation MRNLSAWVLLLAIFAPLVYPVVSGAEFTNPYGIRTTTALSSQASSDRLSQFGTARDYHDFDMQNDLFWYREKDEDFPMPPYFGSSDGLAGPSEDKFVMTEVSEKQKATSPSWDYKSEGWPIVTLHNGQDVGLKDYYHLDRRKQLEVKGGKGEFSCSSPLCACCKGPKGIYGGDPDDTGINLTDSNYLEYEPMSERKTEDRNNYSIKTSCNSDLVGDLNGAPDLQPKAVDKDYYSYVHGDYEPKDDRLEDNEGIEPDAAADEEGGVTSDELLMFEGEDEFDVFNLRIIHRKNRTGFEESKDLPIVLNSIIAGRYYVTEYLGSAAFSKVIQAHDMHTGIDVCLKIIKNDKDFFDQSLDEIKLLKFVNKNDPCDEHHILRLYDYFYHQEHLFIVCELLRANLYEFQKYNRESDLEPYFTMSRLQTITRQCLEALVFLHNLGIIHCDLKPENILIKSYRRCEIKVIDLGSSCFQSDPLSLYVQSRSYRAPEVILGLSYDAKIDLWSLGCILGELCSGEVLFPNEAVVMLLARMIGMLGPIDGDMLQRGQEAHKYFTKDYDLYHINEDTDLLEYIIPEETSLEHQLAVSDPLFLDFVRKLLEINPQRRPTAKEALGHPWLSHWYE, from the exons ATGAGGAATTTGTCAGCTTGGGTTCTTCTACTAGCGATTTTTGCTCCTCTG GTTTATCCTGTTGTCTCTGGTGCAGAATTTACAAATCCATATGGAATTCGTACTACGACAGCTCTCAGTTCTCAAGCATCATCTGATAGATTATCTCAATTTGGTACTGCTAGAGATTACCATGATTTTGATATGCAAAATGACCTGTTCTGGTACCGGGAGAAAGATGAAGATTTTCCAATGCCACCTTACTTTGGAAGCTCGGATGGTCTCGCGGGCCCTAGTGAGGACAAGTTTGTGATGACTGAAGTGTCCGAGAAACAGAAAGCCACAAGTCCCAGTTGGGATTATAAATCGGAAGGATGGCCTATAGTCACATTGCACAACGGGCAAGATGTAGGCTTGAAAGATTACTATCATTTGGATAGACGAAAGCAGCTTGAAGTGAAAGGTGGGAAGGGAGAATTTAGCTGTTCATCCCCACTTTGTGCTTGCTGCAAGGGGCCAAAAGGGATTTATGGCGGTGATCCTGACGACACGGGTATCAACCTAACTGACTCTAATTATTTAGAGTATGAACCAATGAGTGAGAGGAAAACTGAAGATAGAAACAACTATTCAATTAAAACAAGTTGCAACAGTGACTTGGTTGGAGATCTCAACGGTGCCCCTGACCTTCAGCCTAAGGCTGTTGACAAAGATTACTACTCATATGTACATGGAGACTACGAGCCAAAAGATGATAGATTAGAGGATAATGAGGGTATTGAACCCGATGCAGCAGCAGATGAAGAGGGAGGTGTTACATCAGATGAACTTTTGATGTTTGAAGGCGAAGATGAGTTTGATGTATTTAATCTGAGAATTATACACAGAAAAAACAG GACTGGATTTGAGGAGAGCAAGGACCTGCCTATTGTTTTAAATAGCATTATCGCTGGTAGATACTATGTAACGGAATACCTTGGTTCAGCTGCATTCAGCAAAGTGATTCAGGCTCATGATATGCACACCGGAATAGACGTTTgcttgaagataataaagaatgACAAGGACTTCTTTGATCAGAGTTTAGATGAGATTAAGCTTCTCAAGTTTGTGAACAAGAATGACCCTTGTGATGAGCACCATATACTGCGACTATATGATTACTTCTACCACCAG GAGCACCTCTTTATTGTTTGTGAACTTCTCCGAGCAAATTTATATGAGTTTCAGAAATACAACCGAGAATCTGATCTAGAGCCTTATTTTACAATGAGCAGGCTGCAG ACCATAACACGACAGTGCTTGGAGGCACTTGTGTTCTTGCACAATTTGGGGATCATCCACTGTGATCTAAAGCCAGAAAATATTCTCATCAAAAGTTATCGAAGATGTGAGATAAAAGTTATTGATCTCGGAAGCAGTTGCTTTCAGTCAGACCCCTTGTCCTTATATGTACAGTCTCGTTCCTATAGAGCTCCTGAAGTCATCTTAGGCCTCTCTTATGACGCAAAAATTGATCTTTGGTCTCTTGGCTGCATCTTGGGAGAGCTGTGCTCTGGGGAG GTGCTTTTTCCAAATGAAGCAGTTGTCATGTTGCTTGCACGTATGATTGGAATGCTTGGTCCTATAGACGGGGACATGCTACAAAGGGGACAGGAGGCACACAAATATTTCACAAAGGATTATGACCTTTATCATATAAATGAG GACACTGACCTACTTGAATACATAATCCCCGAGGAAACGTCATTGGAGCATCAGCTGGCAGTATCTGATCCATTGTTCCTCGACTTTGTCAGAAAGTTGCTTGAGATAAATCCTCAAAGGCGTCCTACGGCCAAAGAGGCCCTAGGTCACCCTTGGCTTTCCCATTGGTACGAGTAG
- the LOC104086411 gene encoding DYRK-family kinase pom1 isoform X1, with the protein MAVSDIKEVLEFLKNNGFSESESALMEDIMEKSELGSLDYERFLFPMIPPPPPLKIPSARRLDDLISAKINQSNSVSSDEEFVSLGSSTSDFCSSEFTNPYGIRTTTALSSQASSDRLSQFGTARDYHDFDMQNDLFWYREKDEDFPMPPYFGSSDGLAGPSEDKFVMTEVSEKQKATSPSWDYKSEGWPIVTLHNGQDVGLKDYYHLDRRKQLEVKGGKGEFSCSSPLCACCKGPKGIYGGDPDDTGINLTDSNYLEYEPMSERKTEDRNNYSIKTSCNSDLVGDLNGAPDLQPKAVDKDYYSYVHGDYEPKDDRLEDNEGIEPDAAADEEGGVTSDELLMFEGEDEFDVFNLRIIHRKNRTGFEESKDLPIVLNSIIAGRYYVTEYLGSAAFSKVIQAHDMHTGIDVCLKIIKNDKDFFDQSLDEIKLLKFVNKNDPCDEHHILRLYDYFYHQEHLFIVCELLRANLYEFQKYNRESDLEPYFTMSRLQTITRQCLEALVFLHNLGIIHCDLKPENILIKSYRRCEIKVIDLGSSCFQSDPLSLYVQSRSYRAPEVILGLSYDAKIDLWSLGCILGELCSGEVLFPNEAVVMLLARMIGMLGPIDGDMLQRGQEAHKYFTKDYDLYHINEDTDLLEYIIPEETSLEHQLAVSDPLFLDFVRKLLEINPQRRPTAKEALGHPWLSHWYE; encoded by the exons ATGGCTGTTTCTGACATTAAAGAAGTATTGGAATTCTTGAAAAATAATGGGTTTTCAGAATCGGAATCAGCTCTTATGGAAGATATTATGGAGAAATCTGAATTGGGTTCATTGGATTATGAAAGATTCTTATTTCCTATGATTCCGCCGCCACCTCCTCTTAAGATTCCTTCTGCTCGGCGGCTTGATGACTTAATTTCTGCTAAGATTAATCAGTCGAACTCTGTTTCTTCTGATGAGGAATTTGTCAGCTTGGGTTCTTCTACTAGCGATTTTTGCTCCTCTG AATTTACAAATCCATATGGAATTCGTACTACGACAGCTCTCAGTTCTCAAGCATCATCTGATAGATTATCTCAATTTGGTACTGCTAGAGATTACCATGATTTTGATATGCAAAATGACCTGTTCTGGTACCGGGAGAAAGATGAAGATTTTCCAATGCCACCTTACTTTGGAAGCTCGGATGGTCTCGCGGGCCCTAGTGAGGACAAGTTTGTGATGACTGAAGTGTCCGAGAAACAGAAAGCCACAAGTCCCAGTTGGGATTATAAATCGGAAGGATGGCCTATAGTCACATTGCACAACGGGCAAGATGTAGGCTTGAAAGATTACTATCATTTGGATAGACGAAAGCAGCTTGAAGTGAAAGGTGGGAAGGGAGAATTTAGCTGTTCATCCCCACTTTGTGCTTGCTGCAAGGGGCCAAAAGGGATTTATGGCGGTGATCCTGACGACACGGGTATCAACCTAACTGACTCTAATTATTTAGAGTATGAACCAATGAGTGAGAGGAAAACTGAAGATAGAAACAACTATTCAATTAAAACAAGTTGCAACAGTGACTTGGTTGGAGATCTCAACGGTGCCCCTGACCTTCAGCCTAAGGCTGTTGACAAAGATTACTACTCATATGTACATGGAGACTACGAGCCAAAAGATGATAGATTAGAGGATAATGAGGGTATTGAACCCGATGCAGCAGCAGATGAAGAGGGAGGTGTTACATCAGATGAACTTTTGATGTTTGAAGGCGAAGATGAGTTTGATGTATTTAATCTGAGAATTATACACAGAAAAAACAG GACTGGATTTGAGGAGAGCAAGGACCTGCCTATTGTTTTAAATAGCATTATCGCTGGTAGATACTATGTAACGGAATACCTTGGTTCAGCTGCATTCAGCAAAGTGATTCAGGCTCATGATATGCACACCGGAATAGACGTTTgcttgaagataataaagaatgACAAGGACTTCTTTGATCAGAGTTTAGATGAGATTAAGCTTCTCAAGTTTGTGAACAAGAATGACCCTTGTGATGAGCACCATATACTGCGACTATATGATTACTTCTACCACCAG GAGCACCTCTTTATTGTTTGTGAACTTCTCCGAGCAAATTTATATGAGTTTCAGAAATACAACCGAGAATCTGATCTAGAGCCTTATTTTACAATGAGCAGGCTGCAG ACCATAACACGACAGTGCTTGGAGGCACTTGTGTTCTTGCACAATTTGGGGATCATCCACTGTGATCTAAAGCCAGAAAATATTCTCATCAAAAGTTATCGAAGATGTGAGATAAAAGTTATTGATCTCGGAAGCAGTTGCTTTCAGTCAGACCCCTTGTCCTTATATGTACAGTCTCGTTCCTATAGAGCTCCTGAAGTCATCTTAGGCCTCTCTTATGACGCAAAAATTGATCTTTGGTCTCTTGGCTGCATCTTGGGAGAGCTGTGCTCTGGGGAG GTGCTTTTTCCAAATGAAGCAGTTGTCATGTTGCTTGCACGTATGATTGGAATGCTTGGTCCTATAGACGGGGACATGCTACAAAGGGGACAGGAGGCACACAAATATTTCACAAAGGATTATGACCTTTATCATATAAATGAG GACACTGACCTACTTGAATACATAATCCCCGAGGAAACGTCATTGGAGCATCAGCTGGCAGTATCTGATCCATTGTTCCTCGACTTTGTCAGAAAGTTGCTTGAGATAAATCCTCAAAGGCGTCCTACGGCCAAAGAGGCCCTAGGTCACCCTTGGCTTTCCCATTGGTACGAGTAG